From a single Citricoccus sp. SGAir0253 genomic region:
- a CDS encoding vitamin K epoxide reductase family protein, with translation MTDRLTEAAPPTDPTLRTDPAPRTEPVPSPVAAPVGFAGRRAFGLVLLVTGAAGWIASAILVLERLALYENPGYLTSCDINPWVSCGRVMGTWQSELFGFPNPLIGVVAFAVVLATAMVVLSGAHPGRGYWLGLQAGVTLGMGFVAWLWFQALYEIYILCLYCMIVWAAMIPLFILLTARNLAHGVLPAPPGVVRFATGWAGTLIAVTYVAVAGTVFIQFLPAFTGA, from the coding sequence ATGACCGACCGGCTGACCGAAGCCGCCCCTCCCACCGACCCCACCCTTCGAACCGACCCCGCCCCTCGCACCGAGCCGGTCCCGTCTCCGGTAGCGGCGCCGGTGGGGTTCGCCGGGCGCCGGGCCTTCGGCCTGGTGCTACTGGTCACCGGCGCGGCCGGCTGGATCGCCTCGGCGATCCTGGTCCTGGAGCGCCTGGCCCTCTATGAGAACCCCGGCTACCTCACCAGTTGCGACATCAACCCGTGGGTGTCCTGCGGCCGGGTCATGGGCACCTGGCAGTCCGAACTGTTCGGCTTCCCGAACCCGCTGATCGGCGTCGTCGCCTTCGCCGTGGTGCTGGCAACCGCGATGGTGGTGCTCTCCGGGGCCCACCCCGGCCGCGGGTACTGGCTCGGGCTGCAGGCCGGGGTCACCCTGGGGATGGGGTTCGTGGCCTGGCTGTGGTTCCAGGCCCTGTACGAGATCTACATCCTGTGCCTGTACTGCATGATCGTCTGGGCGGCCATGATCCCGCTGTTCATCCTGCTCACCGCCCGCAACCTGGCCCACGGCGTGCTCCCCGCCCCGCCGGGGGTGGTCCGGTTCGCCACCGGCTGGGCCGGGACGCTCATCGCCGTCACCTACGTCGCCGTCGCCGGCACCGTCTTCATCCAGTTCCTACCGGCCTTCACCGGCGCATGA
- a CDS encoding cytochrome c oxidase assembly protein, translated as MSETSMDGPVWIPTEPPSLETFLAPTLQPIPLIPAIAVVLGVLYLAGALRLWGQRRRWPVWRALCFLLGCAAAAVTMGAGVEGYGLKMFSVFIFQQLTLMMAIPPLLVLGSPGTLLLRATPHRGLGTVVLRLAHTGLRSPLARIALHPGFTIPLFLITYYGIYLSDLDDRLLPTWYGHMGLELVFLASGVLFTIPLLSNDPLPAKQGYGARLLDVALEMPLHAFFGVVLMMATTPIVEFFATPPASWDLDPMADQKTAGGLAWAYGELPTVLILVFIAHQWFRADTRQARRADAEADANGTPELDAYNAHLERLAAQSPSRPAR; from the coding sequence ATGAGTGAGACGAGCATGGACGGGCCGGTGTGGATCCCTACCGAGCCTCCCAGCCTGGAGACCTTCCTCGCCCCGACGCTGCAGCCGATCCCGCTGATTCCCGCCATCGCCGTGGTGCTGGGTGTGTTGTACCTGGCCGGGGCGCTCCGGCTGTGGGGGCAGCGGCGGCGGTGGCCGGTGTGGAGGGCACTGTGCTTCCTGCTGGGCTGCGCCGCCGCGGCCGTGACCATGGGCGCGGGCGTCGAGGGCTACGGCCTGAAGATGTTCTCCGTGTTCATCTTCCAGCAACTGACCCTGATGATGGCCATCCCTCCGCTGCTGGTGCTGGGCAGCCCGGGCACCTTGTTGCTGCGAGCCACCCCGCACCGCGGGCTCGGCACGGTGGTGCTGCGCCTGGCGCACACCGGACTGCGCTCACCACTGGCCCGGATCGCACTGCACCCGGGCTTCACCATCCCGCTGTTCCTGATCACCTACTACGGGATCTACCTCAGCGACCTGGACGACCGGCTGCTGCCCACCTGGTACGGCCACATGGGCCTGGAACTGGTGTTCCTGGCCTCCGGGGTGCTGTTCACCATCCCCCTGCTGTCCAATGACCCGCTGCCGGCCAAGCAGGGCTACGGGGCACGGCTACTGGACGTCGCCCTCGAAATGCCGTTGCACGCCTTCTTCGGCGTGGTGTTGATGATGGCCACCACCCCGATCGTGGAGTTCTTCGCCACGCCTCCGGCCAGTTGGGACCTGGACCCAATGGCCGACCAGAAGACCGCCGGCGGACTGGCCTGGGCCTACGGGGAGCTGCCCACGGTCCTGATCCTGGTGTTCATCGCCCACCAGTGGTTCCGCGCCGATACCCGCCAAGCTCGACGGGCCGACGCCGAGGCCGACGCGAACGGCACCCCGGAGCTGGACGCCTACAACGCCCACCTCGAGCGTCTCGCCGCCCAATCCCCCTCCCGGCCCGCGCGGTGA
- a CDS encoding copper resistance CopC family protein, with translation MLHNVARAVRSVLTVLAVLVLAVLAAASPAAAHDVVTRTDPADGQSFGSAPTAVEVSFSDAPLALGAEILVEDAQGVDWTTGEVQIDQNNAVQPLRPDAPAGQYTVTWRVVSSDSHPIEGSFGFTVAGAGASPTGSALSTPASSAPATPAPTQAASTSQASAEQPDQGFPAGFIVVLVAILVLALVIVVVAVLARRRADATDRR, from the coding sequence ATGCTTCACAACGTGGCCCGAGCCGTCCGCTCGGTCCTGACCGTGCTGGCCGTCCTGGTGCTGGCCGTGCTGGCTGCGGCCTCCCCGGCGGCGGCCCATGACGTCGTGACGCGCACCGATCCCGCCGATGGACAGAGCTTCGGCTCGGCCCCGACAGCCGTTGAGGTCTCCTTCAGCGATGCGCCGCTCGCGCTGGGCGCGGAGATCCTGGTCGAGGACGCGCAGGGCGTGGACTGGACCACCGGGGAGGTGCAGATCGACCAGAACAACGCCGTGCAGCCACTGCGTCCCGATGCTCCGGCCGGGCAGTACACGGTGACCTGGCGGGTGGTGTCCTCGGACTCCCACCCGATCGAAGGCTCGTTCGGATTCACCGTGGCCGGGGCCGGCGCTTCACCGACCGGCTCTGCGCTCTCCACGCCGGCCTCGTCCGCCCCCGCCACCCCTGCCCCGACGCAGGCCGCGTCCACTTCCCAGGCCAGCGCCGAGCAGCCAGATCAGGGCTTCCCGGCCGGCTTCATCGTCGTGCTGGTGGCGATCCTGGTGCTGGCTCTGGTGATCGTCGTGGTGGCCGTGCTGGCCCGGCGCCGAGCGGACGCCACGGACCGCCGATGA
- a CDS encoding copper resistance D family protein, whose product MSTIPTSARARSGTASGPGAPAASVRPWAWITWLVVAFVLAGLSVAASAAYSGAVAERDTVDPGALVRWMLPTAVAVHHLALAVVVGCLLFAATVLPRWRAGGVPGDRRAHPAFTRVVTAAAAVSVLWALSAVTVLVFTYASLSGLPVSGSPAFARELAYFVTDLVVGQAWAVVVVIAFVVSTLAFLVRSPAGLGATALLAAAAALPISLVGHAAGSDDHYAGVGALVVHWLGVLVWVGGVAALTVIASTLAPSRSRGSAADDGLSRAVLERFSALAGVAFFLVLASGVINSVLRLGSWDGLFTRYGQLILIKAAATMVLGAIGLAHRRWAIARLGAVPARRTAWRLVVAELAVMAGVIGVTAALGRTAPPVPQELKPALTPAEILTGYLLPPNWPGTGGSPSGGGTGPGSPSLSPPPPSTSSVSAGRAPGAGRGPSAG is encoded by the coding sequence ATGAGCACCATCCCCACCTCGGCGAGGGCGCGGTCCGGTACTGCCTCAGGACCGGGTGCCCCGGCCGCGTCGGTGAGGCCCTGGGCCTGGATCACCTGGCTGGTGGTGGCGTTCGTGCTGGCCGGGCTCAGTGTCGCGGCCAGTGCGGCGTATTCCGGGGCGGTCGCCGAACGCGACACCGTGGACCCCGGGGCCCTGGTGCGGTGGATGCTGCCGACCGCGGTGGCCGTGCACCACCTGGCGCTGGCCGTGGTGGTCGGTTGCCTGCTGTTCGCGGCCACCGTGCTGCCGCGCTGGCGCGCCGGTGGGGTCCCGGGTGACCGCCGGGCCCACCCGGCATTCACCCGGGTGGTGACCGCCGCGGCCGCCGTGTCCGTGCTCTGGGCGCTGTCGGCGGTGACCGTGCTGGTGTTCACCTATGCCAGTCTGTCTGGGCTGCCGGTGTCCGGCAGTCCAGCGTTCGCCCGGGAGCTGGCCTACTTCGTCACCGACCTGGTCGTGGGCCAGGCGTGGGCCGTCGTGGTGGTGATCGCCTTTGTCGTGTCCACCCTGGCCTTCCTCGTCCGGTCCCCGGCCGGACTCGGCGCCACGGCCCTACTGGCCGCCGCGGCAGCCCTCCCGATCTCCCTGGTGGGCCACGCCGCCGGCAGCGATGACCACTACGCCGGCGTGGGGGCCCTGGTTGTGCACTGGCTGGGCGTGCTGGTCTGGGTGGGCGGGGTGGCCGCCCTGACGGTCATCGCTTCCACTCTCGCGCCCTCCCGGTCTCGGGGCAGTGCGGCCGACGACGGGTTGTCCCGGGCGGTGCTGGAACGGTTCTCGGCGCTGGCCGGTGTGGCCTTCTTCCTGGTCCTGGCCTCCGGGGTGATCAACTCAGTCCTGCGCCTGGGCTCCTGGGACGGGTTGTTCACCCGGTACGGCCAGCTGATCCTGATCAAGGCCGCCGCGACCATGGTGTTGGGTGCCATCGGCCTGGCGCACCGCCGATGGGCCATCGCCCGGCTCGGGGCCGTCCCGGCCCGCCGGACCGCCTGGCGGCTGGTGGTGGCCGAGCTGGCCGTCATGGCCGGTGTCATCGGGGTGACCGCCGCCCTGGGCCGCACCGCCCCGCCGGTGCCTCAGGAACTGAAGCCGGCGCTCACCCCGGCGGAGATCCTCACCGGTTACCTGTTGCCCCCGAACTGGCCGGGGACCGGTGGCTCACCGAGTGGCGGTGGGACTGGGCCTGGGTCGCCTTCGCTCTCACCGCCGCCACCGTCTACCTCCTCGGTGTCCGCCGGGCGCGCGCCTGGCGCTGGCCGCGGACCCTCAGCTGGCTGA
- a CDS encoding cytochrome c oxidase assembly protein → MTGLGVLIYVTCSVPTVYGPVLLSAHTLMLLALAVLVPLLLVLGAPLQLLCLTVPRRTDGSRGPREWLDAARPALSAPARTAAILAVSLGLVYYTPLFRLVLEYWLVHQAANLYFLAVGFCFMTAVLGPGAGRPIPRGARIRTAAVLAAALLVWAVVLAAGVLPVLEPDWFIDMARTWGPPVTMDQQLAGISVLVAGFAPMALLLTALILSRPQLAPSGPPDSPDRGRHR, encoded by the coding sequence CTGACCGGGCTGGGCGTGCTGATCTACGTCACCTGCTCGGTGCCGACGGTCTACGGCCCGGTGCTCTTGAGCGCCCACACCCTGATGCTGCTGGCCCTGGCCGTGCTCGTCCCGCTGCTGCTGGTCCTCGGCGCGCCCCTACAGCTACTCTGCCTGACCGTGCCCCGCCGCACCGACGGCAGCCGCGGGCCCCGGGAATGGCTCGACGCGGCCCGGCCGGCGCTGTCGGCCCCGGCCCGCACTGCCGCGATCCTGGCCGTCTCCCTGGGGTTGGTCTACTACACCCCGCTGTTCCGGCTGGTACTGGAATACTGGCTCGTCCACCAGGCGGCGAACCTCTACTTCCTGGCCGTGGGGTTCTGCTTCATGACCGCGGTGCTCGGGCCCGGCGCCGGGCGACCGATCCCGCGAGGCGCCCGGATCCGCACCGCAGCGGTCCTGGCCGCGGCACTGCTGGTCTGGGCCGTGGTGCTGGCCGCCGGAGTCCTGCCGGTGCTGGAGCCGGACTGGTTCATCGACATGGCCCGCACGTGGGGACCCCCCGTCACCATGGACCAGCAGCTGGCCGGGATCTCGGTACTGGTGGCCGGCTTCGCCCCGATGGCCCTCCTGCTCACCGCACTGATCCTGTCCAGGCCACAGCTGGCCCCATCGGGTCCACCCGACAGTCCTGACCGGGGCCGTCACCGGTAG
- a CDS encoding SURF1 family protein, which translates to MDRPAKRGRLDYRFLISLQWLGGLVFCAIIAVACALLGQWQMDRRMELVAEINKVLSNYDEPAVPLAGNAGLFTDVRPEQEWTPVEMRGEYLQEDTRIVRNRPLAGKPGYEVLVPFRADTGDVIVVNRGWLPIGNNTPGRPDVVPAPPQGEVTVVARVKPGEPDLGRGAPEGQLASIDLAAFEDSVGYDVADTAYGQLASESPAPAVGLQQPPKPPLDEGPHLSYSLQWFMFGLMSFIVWGYTAQRKATNDREDRELGLTEDEGYLSAHRAPRVRPRKRRGGRPTDEEVEDAMLDAAHRRH; encoded by the coding sequence ATGGACCGGCCGGCCAAGCGCGGCCGCCTCGACTACCGCTTCCTCATTTCGCTCCAGTGGCTCGGCGGCCTGGTGTTCTGCGCCATCATCGCCGTCGCCTGCGCCCTGCTCGGCCAGTGGCAGATGGACCGGCGGATGGAGCTCGTGGCGGAGATCAACAAGGTGCTCTCCAACTACGACGAGCCGGCCGTGCCGCTGGCCGGCAACGCCGGGCTGTTCACGGACGTGCGGCCGGAGCAGGAGTGGACGCCGGTCGAGATGCGCGGGGAGTACCTCCAGGAGGACACCCGGATCGTCCGGAACCGGCCCCTGGCCGGCAAGCCCGGCTACGAGGTGCTCGTCCCGTTCCGGGCCGACACCGGGGACGTCATCGTGGTCAACCGCGGCTGGCTGCCCATCGGCAACAACACCCCCGGCCGGCCCGACGTCGTCCCGGCGCCCCCGCAGGGCGAGGTCACGGTGGTCGCGCGGGTCAAGCCTGGCGAGCCCGACCTGGGCCGCGGCGCCCCCGAGGGGCAATTGGCCTCCATCGACCTCGCGGCCTTCGAGGACAGCGTCGGCTACGACGTGGCGGACACCGCGTACGGCCAGCTCGCCTCGGAGTCCCCCGCCCCGGCGGTGGGACTCCAGCAGCCGCCGAAGCCGCCGCTGGACGAGGGCCCGCACCTGTCCTACTCCCTGCAGTGGTTCATGTTCGGGCTGATGAGCTTCATCGTGTGGGGCTACACCGCCCAGCGCAAGGCCACCAACGATCGCGAGGACCGGGAGCTCGGCCTGACCGAGGACGAGGGGTACCTCTCGGCCCACCGCGCGCCGCGGGTACGTCCCAGGAAGCGCCGGGGCGGCCGGCCGACGGACGAGGAGGTCGAGGACGCGATGCTCGATGCTGCCCACCGGCGGCACTAA
- a CDS encoding DUF4307 domain-containing protein has product MDSPPQTSADKAPGDSLANRYGPGQSDRRSFGSRWGKWIAGAAVVAAVAVAGWFALDPSKDSLSWKDVGYTIDSPTRASVTFEVTKDYQDTVECAIQVLSENYAIVGWHTVTIGPTEPGDLPSDKSRYYDVDLRTDALGVSGGVDSCWIEQGD; this is encoded by the coding sequence ATGGATTCCCCACCCCAGACATCGGCCGACAAGGCGCCGGGTGACAGCCTAGCGAACCGTTATGGACCGGGCCAAAGCGATCGGCGATCATTCGGATCCCGCTGGGGCAAGTGGATCGCCGGGGCTGCCGTGGTGGCCGCGGTAGCCGTTGCGGGCTGGTTCGCCCTCGATCCCTCCAAGGACTCCTTGTCCTGGAAGGATGTGGGCTACACCATCGACTCCCCAACGCGGGCCTCGGTGACGTTCGAGGTCACCAAGGATTACCAGGACACCGTCGAGTGCGCCATCCAAGTGCTTTCCGAAAACTACGCCATCGTGGGCTGGCACACCGTCACGATCGGTCCCACCGAGCCCGGGGACCTTCCCTCGGACAAGTCCCGGTACTACGACGTGGACCTGCGCACGGACGCGCTCGGCGTCAGTGGCGGTGTCGACTCCTGTTGGATCGAGCAGGGCGACTGA
- a CDS encoding ATP-binding protein, with translation MNRGHGSGLARRFLAAELLVVAVSLLAAVAVAVVAGPPIFQAHLLMAGSSEGSAELIHAMRAYREANLIVWAVALGTALVCASLVSAWCSRRIRRSLDRLGAAALDMAAGHYDTRVPPLGAGAEVDAVAGAFNTMATRLEHTEDTRRQMLSDLAHELRTPVSVLTVYVDALTDGVISWDDEAGELMSGQLRRLGRLIEDISDVSRAQEGHLVLDRTELAVNELLAEAAETHHEAYTAKGVTLQVDPGNTGTVTVDRHRLGQVLGHLLTNALRHTPPGGTVTLRATAPRPGRLAVTVVDTGEGIAPEHLPQIFERFYRGDTARDRDQGGAGIGLAIARALVEAHGGTMVAASTGPGHGAAFTVDLPRQPRPVEDTAGRIATRHPDTLRGHAP, from the coding sequence GTGAACCGGGGGCACGGGTCCGGTCTGGCCCGGCGCTTTCTGGCCGCCGAGTTGCTGGTGGTCGCTGTCAGCCTCCTGGCCGCTGTGGCGGTCGCGGTGGTGGCCGGCCCACCGATCTTCCAGGCCCACTTATTGATGGCCGGGAGCAGTGAGGGTTCAGCGGAATTGATCCACGCCATGCGGGCCTACCGCGAGGCTAACCTCATCGTGTGGGCGGTAGCCCTGGGCACAGCCCTGGTGTGCGCGAGCCTGGTCAGCGCCTGGTGTTCCCGGCGTATCCGCCGGTCCCTGGACCGGTTGGGTGCCGCGGCGCTGGACATGGCCGCCGGGCACTACGACACTCGAGTCCCGCCTCTGGGCGCCGGGGCCGAGGTGGACGCGGTGGCCGGAGCATTCAACACTATGGCCACCCGGCTGGAACACACCGAGGACACCCGCCGGCAGATGCTTTCGGATTTGGCCCATGAACTGCGCACTCCGGTCTCGGTGCTCACCGTCTACGTCGATGCCCTGACGGACGGGGTCATCTCCTGGGACGACGAGGCCGGAGAGTTGATGTCCGGACAGCTGCGGCGTTTGGGCCGGCTGATCGAGGACATTAGTGACGTCTCCCGCGCCCAGGAAGGCCACCTCGTCCTGGATCGCACCGAGCTGGCCGTGAATGAACTGCTCGCCGAGGCCGCCGAAACCCACCACGAAGCCTATACGGCCAAGGGCGTCACCCTACAGGTCGACCCCGGTAACACGGGAACCGTGACGGTGGACCGGCATCGCCTCGGTCAGGTGCTGGGCCACCTGCTGACCAACGCGCTGCGCCACACTCCACCTGGCGGCACCGTCACCCTGCGGGCTACCGCTCCCCGGCCCGGACGTCTGGCGGTGACGGTCGTCGACACCGGTGAGGGCATCGCACCCGAACACCTGCCGCAGATTTTTGAACGGTTCTACCGCGGCGACACCGCCCGGGACCGCGATCAAGGCGGCGCCGGCATCGGCTTGGCCATCGCCCGAGCCCTGGTCGAGGCCCACGGCGGCACCATGGTCGCTGCCTCCACCGGACCCGGCCACGGCGCCGCCTTCACCGTCGACCTCCCACGCCAGCCTCGACCCGTGGAGGACACCGCCGGCAGAATCGCCACCCGGCACCCGGATACCCTCCGTGGGCATGCACCCTAG
- a CDS encoding winged helix-turn-helix domain-containing protein, which translates to MEPGNSPVHGAGEMLVVDVHIGHLRRKLAEDPGHYLDTVHGVRWRMTVR; encoded by the coding sequence ATGGAACCTGGGAATAGTCCTGTCCATGGGGCCGGGGAGATGTTGGTGGTGGACGTGCACATCGGGCATCTGCGCCGCAAGCTCGCTGAGGACCCGGGGCACTATCTCGACACCGTCCACGGGGTCCGCTGGCGGATGACGGTCCGGTGA
- a CDS encoding helicase associated domain-containing protein, whose amino-acid sequence MGRSPRAHPEWVLMADAGVPFEVIARLNNADPKYVRDYVRLRGEALRGGPAPARLLVHDRPRPRPSRYADRDRRWRARLAQLEAFLTTHHRRPHAPESQTHRGPGSEWALAHWLTTQRSKDRAGQLLAHRANALDRVLPSWRVDDRAIENEAHWRLTLVEVLRFHQEHGRLPVRSRGAGSREQALAGWLVNQRLDHRAGQLSPERAHWLERQLPGFLGLSSAEQGDPDT is encoded by the coding sequence GTGGGGAGATCACCGAGGGCGCATCCGGAGTGGGTGCTGATGGCCGATGCCGGGGTGCCGTTCGAGGTCATCGCCCGGCTCAACAACGCGGACCCCAAGTACGTGCGCGACTACGTGCGACTCCGCGGCGAGGCCCTGCGCGGAGGCCCGGCCCCGGCCCGGCTGCTGGTGCACGACAGGCCCCGGCCCCGGCCGTCCCGGTACGCGGACCGGGACCGGCGCTGGCGGGCCCGACTGGCCCAACTCGAGGCATTCCTGACCACACACCACCGCCGTCCCCACGCCCCGGAGAGCCAGACCCACCGGGGCCCGGGCTCGGAGTGGGCGCTGGCCCACTGGCTCACCACCCAGCGCTCGAAGGACCGGGCCGGACAACTGCTGGCGCACCGGGCGAACGCCCTGGACCGGGTACTGCCCTCCTGGCGGGTGGACGACCGGGCCATCGAGAACGAGGCCCACTGGCGGCTGACCCTGGTCGAGGTACTGCGCTTCCACCAGGAGCACGGCCGGCTCCCCGTACGGAGCAGGGGAGCGGGGTCCCGGGAGCAGGCCCTGGCCGGGTGGTTGGTCAACCAGCGCCTCGATCACCGGGCCGGGCAGTTGAGTCCCGAGCGGGCCCACTGGCTGGAACGGCAGCTGCCCGGATTCCTAGGCTTGTCCAGCGCTGAGCAGGGCGATCCTGATACCTGA
- a CDS encoding glutaredoxin domain-containing protein: MTTLTVYTTGPACMQCRLTTTALTTAGLEFEEVDVRHTPEALEYIQAELGYTQAPVVVVTDQDHWSGFQPDQIHRLTTTLTHHH; encoded by the coding sequence ATGACCACCCTCACCGTCTACACCACCGGACCGGCCTGCATGCAGTGCCGGCTCACCACCACCGCCCTGACCACCGCCGGACTCGAGTTCGAGGAGGTCGACGTCCGCCACACCCCCGAGGCCCTGGAGTACATCCAGGCCGAACTGGGCTACACCCAGGCCCCCGTCGTCGTGGTCACCGACCAGGACCACTGGTCCGGATTCCAGCCCGACCAGATCCACCGCCTCACCACCACCCTCACCCACCACCACTGA
- a CDS encoding arsenic resistance protein: MRVSVEWMTRHQVPLYLAGLTLGAFVGILAPAVAHPAEMAIHPVLALLLYATFLGIPFGRIGGAFGDWRFLGTILAVNFVVVPIVVWLLSRIVAHDQVLFVGVLFVLLTPCIDYVIVFAGLAGGDEERLLAAAPLLMLAQMLLLPLYLWLFVGAEFITTVEFAPFIEAFVLIIALPLVAAGLTQLAAARTEAGRTWEQIATGAMVPLMVATLAVVVTSQIDGVRAQLGPLLLVVPLYILFAAVMVPIGAVAGRIGGLDPAGRRAVVFSGATRNSLVILPLVLALPAAFDLAPLVVVTQTLVELVVMVVFVCLIPKIIANPAASAVARQ, from the coding sequence ATACGCGTGAGCGTGGAATGGATGACACGGCACCAGGTACCGCTCTATCTGGCAGGACTGACCCTCGGGGCTTTCGTGGGGATCCTCGCCCCAGCCGTGGCGCATCCGGCGGAGATGGCGATTCACCCGGTGTTGGCGCTGTTGCTCTACGCCACGTTCCTCGGTATCCCCTTTGGCCGGATCGGGGGCGCCTTCGGTGACTGGCGGTTCCTGGGCACGATCCTGGCGGTCAACTTCGTTGTGGTGCCGATCGTGGTCTGGCTGCTATCCCGGATCGTAGCCCATGACCAGGTCCTGTTTGTCGGGGTGCTGTTCGTGCTGCTGACCCCGTGCATCGACTACGTCATCGTGTTCGCCGGCTTAGCCGGAGGCGACGAGGAACGCCTGCTTGCCGCAGCGCCCTTGCTGATGCTCGCCCAGATGCTCCTACTGCCGCTCTACCTCTGGCTATTCGTCGGAGCCGAGTTCATCACTACGGTTGAGTTCGCACCGTTCATCGAGGCGTTCGTGCTCATCATCGCGCTACCACTGGTGGCCGCGGGACTGACCCAACTTGCCGCCGCCCGCACTGAGGCCGGACGGACCTGGGAGCAGATCGCCACGGGTGCGATGGTGCCGTTGATGGTGGCCACCCTCGCGGTTGTGGTCACCTCCCAGATCGACGGCGTCCGGGCTCAGCTGGGCCCGTTGCTGCTCGTGGTTCCCCTCTACATCCTCTTCGCGGCCGTCATGGTGCCCATCGGCGCCGTCGCTGGCCGCATCGGCGGACTAGACCCGGCAGGACGACGGGCGGTCGTGTTCAGCGGTGCGACCCGCAACTCCCTGGTGATCCTGCCGTTAGTCCTCGCCCTACCGGCCGCGTTCGATTTGGCGCCCTTGGTGGTCGTCACGCAGACCTTGGTCGAGCTGGTAGTCATGGTGGTCTTCGTGTGCCTGATCCCCAAAATCATCGCGAACCCCGCGGCCTCGGCCGTGGCCAGGCAGTGA
- a CDS encoding dioxygenase codes for MTDTINDQNQAPDHALTPDQAAEQARREEELIQRVLDSFESTPDARLKELMQSLVKHLHAFIREVRLTEAEWDQAIEFLTAVGHITDDRRQEFVLLSDVLGASMQTIAVNNLAAGNATEATVFGPFFVDDAPEIQHGEDISGGAHGQPSWIEGTVTNIHGEPIDGARIEVWEADEDGFYDVQYDDQRVAGRAFLRSGADGEYAFWGLTPTPYPIPHDGPVGKMLEATNRSPVRAAHLHFMVTAPGYRTLVTHIFVEGDPQLQIGDSVFGVKDSLIKRFEEQPTGTPTPNGRDLDNQTWTKARFDIVLAEDTHPQA; via the coding sequence ATGACCGACACCATCAACGACCAGAACCAGGCACCGGACCACGCGCTGACCCCGGACCAAGCGGCCGAACAGGCCCGCCGGGAGGAGGAACTGATCCAGCGGGTACTGGACTCCTTCGAGTCCACCCCCGATGCCCGGCTGAAGGAACTGATGCAGTCCCTGGTCAAGCACCTGCACGCCTTCATCCGGGAGGTGCGCCTCACCGAGGCCGAGTGGGACCAGGCCATCGAGTTCCTCACCGCGGTCGGGCACATCACCGATGACCGGCGCCAGGAGTTCGTGCTGCTCTCGGACGTGCTGGGCGCCTCGATGCAGACCATCGCGGTGAACAACCTCGCCGCCGGGAATGCCACCGAGGCCACCGTGTTCGGCCCGTTCTTCGTGGACGACGCCCCCGAGATCCAGCATGGTGAAGACATCTCCGGTGGGGCCCACGGCCAGCCCAGCTGGATCGAGGGCACCGTGACCAACATCCACGGCGAGCCGATCGACGGCGCCCGGATCGAGGTCTGGGAGGCCGACGAGGACGGCTTCTACGACGTGCAGTACGACGACCAGCGGGTCGCCGGCCGGGCGTTCCTGCGCTCCGGGGCCGACGGCGAGTACGCGTTCTGGGGGCTGACCCCCACCCCGTACCCGATCCCGCACGACGGGCCGGTGGGGAAGATGCTCGAGGCCACGAACCGCTCCCCGGTCCGGGCCGCGCACCTGCACTTCATGGTCACCGCCCCCGGCTACCGCACCCTGGTCACCCACATCTTCGTCGAGGGTGACCCCCAACTGCAGATCGGCGACTCGGTGTTCGGCGTCAAGGACTCCCTCATCAAGCGCTTCGAAGAACAGCCCACCGGCACCCCCACCCCCAACGGCCGCGACCTGGACAACCAGACCTGGACCAAGGCCCGCTTCGACATCGTCCTCGCCGAGGACACCCACCCACAGGCCTGA